A genomic segment from Desulfuromonas thiophila encodes:
- the speA gene encoding biosynthetic arginine decarboxylase — protein MNSTAASTWTLADSAALYGLEQWGRGFFGLNSAGEIVLKLPTAPALEVSLVDILAGLRQRGHDLPLLLRVENLLDARLAFLYDGFNRAIERFGYSNRYRGVFPVKVNQQCQVIEEIVRAGAPYGHGLEAGSKAELVLALASLPPGGLLVLNGYKDQEFIDLGLWAHKLGHCCFFVIESPAELDLLLLRAKLFNLRPRIGARVKISAKVGGLWTETSGDRSSFGLSCSQLLDLVETLKQHDLLDCLQLLHCHLGSQIPHLQDIRAGVAEASRYYAALVAEGAPMGHLDFGGGLAVDYSGGRSGHVYSRDYQLQDYCDALIGGVQQCLTPQGIALPQIITESGRATVAYASMLLFDILDVQRFDLDCPAAQNVADADLALLQQLCHQPISPPVAAVCYRQAQAARDVIRQKFQLGQLDLRQRSHGETLFLALARRILNLPGVTLQEDLAELPQSLSDIYYGNFSVFQSLPDTWAIGQLFPVVPLHRHNEQPDRQAIISDLTCDCDGKLDRFIVAGRQQTTLPLHGLRTGEPYYLGVFLMGAYQETLGDLHNLFGDTHVVSVRLNAEGGFDVLREISGDSIGEVLSYVEYQPQQLFEQMRRAAEQAVRSGRFSIAERQQFLTTFADRLAGYTYYRS, from the coding sequence ATGAACAGCACTGCCGCCAGCACCTGGACGCTGGCCGATTCCGCCGCCCTCTACGGCCTGGAACAGTGGGGACGGGGCTTCTTCGGCCTCAACAGCGCCGGCGAGATCGTGCTCAAGCTGCCCACAGCACCCGCGCTTGAGGTATCGCTGGTGGACATCCTCGCTGGCCTGCGCCAGCGGGGCCACGACCTGCCGCTGCTGCTGCGCGTCGAGAACCTGCTCGACGCCCGGCTGGCCTTTCTCTACGACGGCTTCAATCGCGCCATCGAACGCTTCGGCTACAGCAACCGCTACCGCGGCGTGTTTCCCGTCAAGGTCAACCAGCAATGTCAGGTCATTGAGGAAATCGTCCGCGCCGGCGCCCCCTACGGTCACGGCCTGGAAGCCGGCAGCAAGGCCGAACTGGTGCTGGCCCTGGCCAGCCTGCCGCCCGGCGGCCTGCTGGTGCTCAACGGTTACAAGGATCAGGAATTCATCGATCTGGGGCTGTGGGCGCACAAGCTTGGCCACTGCTGCTTCTTTGTCATTGAATCACCGGCGGAACTTGACCTGCTGCTGCTGCGCGCCAAACTGTTCAACCTGCGACCGCGCATCGGCGCCCGCGTCAAGATTTCCGCCAAGGTCGGCGGCCTGTGGACCGAGACCAGTGGCGACCGCAGCAGTTTCGGCCTGAGTTGCAGCCAGTTGCTCGATCTGGTGGAAACCCTCAAGCAGCACGATCTGCTCGACTGCCTGCAGCTGCTGCACTGCCACCTGGGTTCACAGATTCCCCATTTGCAGGACATCCGCGCCGGCGTTGCCGAGGCCAGCCGCTACTATGCCGCCCTGGTGGCCGAGGGTGCGCCCATGGGCCATCTCGACTTCGGCGGCGGCCTGGCGGTGGACTACAGCGGCGGCCGCAGCGGCCATGTCTACTCGCGCGACTACCAGCTGCAGGACTACTGTGATGCCCTGATCGGCGGCGTGCAGCAGTGTCTGACGCCGCAAGGCATCGCCCTGCCGCAGATCATCACCGAATCGGGCCGCGCCACCGTGGCCTATGCCTCCATGCTGCTGTTCGACATTCTCGACGTGCAGCGTTTCGACCTCGACTGTCCGGCAGCGCAAAACGTCGCCGATGCCGATCTGGCACTGCTGCAGCAGCTCTGCCACCAGCCCATCAGCCCGCCGGTAGCGGCCGTCTGTTATCGTCAGGCCCAGGCGGCGCGCGACGTCATCCGGCAGAAGTTCCAGCTCGGTCAGCTCGACCTGCGCCAGCGCAGCCACGGCGAAACCCTGTTCCTCGCTCTGGCGCGGCGCATCCTCAACCTGCCCGGCGTCACCCTGCAGGAGGATCTGGCCGAGCTGCCCCAGAGCCTGTCGGATATCTATTACGGCAACTTCAGCGTCTTCCAGTCGCTGCCTGACACCTGGGCCATCGGCCAGCTGTTCCCGGTGGTGCCGTTGCACCGCCACAATGAACAGCCCGACCGCCAGGCCATTATTTCCGATCTGACCTGCGATTGCGACGGCAAGCTTGATCGTTTCATCGTCGCCGGCCGCCAGCAGACCACCCTGCCGCTGCACGGGCTCAGAACCGGCGAACCCTATTATCTGGGCGTATTTCTGATGGGTGCCTATCAGGAAACCCTGGGCGATCTGCACAACCTGTTCGGCGATACCCATGTGGTCAGTGTGCGCCTCAATGCCGAGGGCGGCTTCGACGTGCTGCGCGAAATCAGCGGTGACAGCATCGGCGAGGTGCTCAGCTATGTCGAATACCAGCCCCAGCAGCTGTTCGAACAGATGCGCCGCGCCGCCGAACAAGCCGTGCGCAGCGGCCGTTTCAGCATCGCCGAACGCCAGCAGTTCCTCACCACCTTCGCCGACCGGCTGGCCGGTTACACCTATTACCGCAGCTGA
- the speE gene encoding polyamine aminopropyltransferase has translation MDLWYTEKHSENVGITLKATRTLFSGKSPFQQLDIIETLEYGRMMLLDGLVMVTERDEFVYHDMISHPALFTHPCPKRVLVIGGGDGGSIREIMKHATVEEAVLCEIDGLVIEKSIELLPSMACDIDGSNPRVTLHVDDGLAYIREHQDAFDLILVDSTDPIGPAVGLFEEDFYRLVHGALKKDGIMVAQSESPFYHAEIQKNMYRNLRNVFPIVEMYQAFIPTYPSGLWSFAFASKQYHPVRDFDKARAAARPFHTRYYNEDLHLGAFMLPTFARENIAP, from the coding sequence ATGGACCTGTGGTACACGGAAAAACATTCGGAAAATGTCGGCATCACCCTCAAGGCGACCCGCACCCTGTTCTCCGGCAAGAGCCCGTTCCAGCAGCTTGACATCATCGAAACCCTCGAATACGGCCGCATGATGCTGCTCGACGGCCTGGTGATGGTGACCGAGCGCGACGAATTTGTCTATCACGACATGATCAGCCACCCGGCGCTGTTCACCCATCCCTGCCCCAAGCGGGTACTGGTCATCGGCGGCGGCGATGGCGGCAGCATCCGTGAGATCATGAAACACGCGACCGTGGAAGAAGCGGTGTTGTGCGAAATCGATGGCCTGGTCATCGAAAAATCCATCGAGCTGCTGCCTTCCATGGCCTGTGATATCGACGGCAGCAACCCGCGCGTCACCCTGCATGTCGATGACGGCCTGGCCTACATCCGCGAGCATCAGGACGCCTTCGACCTGATTCTGGTCGATTCCACCGACCCCATCGGGCCAGCTGTCGGCCTGTTCGAGGAGGATTTCTACCGGTTGGTGCATGGCGCGCTGAAAAAAGATGGCATCATGGTGGCGCAGAGCGAATCACCCTTCTACCATGCCGAAATTCAGAAAAACATGTACCGCAACCTGCGCAACGTGTTCCCCATCGTCGAGATGTACCAGGCCTTCATTCCGACCTATCCCAGCGGGCTGTGGAGCTTCGCCTTCGCCAGCAAGCAGTACCATCCGGTGCGCGACTTCGATAAAGCCCGCGCCGCCGCCCGGCCGTTCCACACGCGCTACTACAACGAGGACCTCCACCTGGGTGCCTTCATGCTGCCGACCTTCGCCCGCGAAAATATCGCGCCGTAA
- the proC gene encoding pyrroline-5-carboxylate reductase, protein MVQALGQMRIGFIGGGNMAEALIRGLLAAGAAPANLLVAELLDSRREQLRQRYGVQALTQSSALLEQADIIVLAVKPQAAEAALAPISDLFEPHHCLISILAGVSTARLEKLLGGTPRVIRVMPNTPALIGAGAAGISRGRNATDADEQRACALFRSVGQVQVVKEALLDAVTGLSGSGPAYAYLLIEAMADGGVLEGLPRDVALQLAAQTVAGAAQMVLQEGEHPALLRDRVCSPAGTTIAALRCLEAAGLRSAVIEAVACAAQRSRELAG, encoded by the coding sequence ATGGTGCAGGCACTCGGACAGATGCGGATAGGTTTTATTGGTGGCGGCAACATGGCCGAGGCGCTGATACGCGGCCTGCTGGCCGCAGGCGCGGCACCGGCCAACCTGCTGGTGGCTGAATTGCTTGACAGTCGCCGCGAGCAGTTGCGCCAGCGCTATGGCGTGCAGGCCCTGACGCAGAGCAGCGCGCTGCTGGAGCAGGCCGATATCATCGTGCTGGCGGTCAAGCCGCAGGCGGCGGAAGCGGCGCTGGCGCCGATCAGTGATCTGTTCGAGCCCCATCACTGCCTGATTTCGATCCTGGCCGGGGTGTCGACGGCGCGGCTGGAAAAACTGCTCGGAGGCACGCCGCGGGTAATACGGGTGATGCCCAATACCCCTGCACTGATCGGTGCCGGAGCGGCGGGGATCAGCCGGGGGCGCAATGCCACCGACGCGGACGAACAGCGGGCCTGCGCCCTGTTCCGCTCGGTTGGCCAGGTGCAGGTGGTCAAGGAGGCGCTGCTCGACGCGGTGACCGGCCTGTCCGGTTCCGGCCCGGCCTATGCCTATCTGCTGATCGAGGCCATGGCGGATGGTGGTGTGCTCGAAGGACTGCCGCGCGACGTTGCCTTGCAACTGGCGGCACAGACGGTGGCCGGCGCGGCCCAGATGGTGCTGCAGGAGGGGGAACATCCCGCGCTGCTGCGTGACCGGGTGTGCAGCCCGGCCGGCACCACCATTGCCGCCCTGCGCTGTCTGGAAGCCGCCGGTCTGCGCAGCGCGGTGATCGAAGCGGTCGCCTGCGCCGCGCAGCGCTCGCGCGAGCTGGCCGGCTAG
- a CDS encoding DUF342 domain-containing protein, producing MSPDPKAPADPASPFAPANGQVVLERHEDDYSLQLVISSDERRCLASIVPTRAASDLLDEQRLLRDLEQGGICDGVRLEAIRDFCQKACKGENQRQVVLAATEAPQKGKDGWLELKVRLAGSANEGGFVENEKGQVDLYTLNLFTCVEPGQEIAVLHPPEEGVSSFTVTGKLLPAESGAEAEVRLGSGLHRDGDRFVADLAGRVEWSEQVLAVSEDYVIHGDVDLSVGNIRFPGNVFVRGDVLDDFDIRCGKNLTVVGNVGACHLIIDGDVSLGSMAGKNEGLVKCGGNLKARYLNSVYIECLGDVVVDNEIRNSVVKSGGAVLLPGGQISGGETVALKGIEAKIIGATAGVPTRLCAGVYFPENDRLAFLKSQQKSLTLQRKFIHHCLGPLEKQVTQAGETPGALEKRLQILRDRLVLIDKMEADIKRELSQFTFGEHPGNAKINVQRLIKEQVRIQLGTVSDELRFEQFGPLSIIADPVRGLLSFNEYSPLTINADDMEPQEPAADPNADDSLQQGSRVP from the coding sequence ATGAGCCCTGACCCCAAAGCGCCGGCCGATCCGGCGTCGCCGTTCGCACCGGCCAACGGCCAGGTGGTGCTGGAACGCCACGAGGACGATTACAGCCTGCAACTGGTCATCAGCTCCGACGAGCGCCGCTGTCTGGCCAGCATTGTGCCGACACGGGCGGCCAGCGATCTGCTGGACGAGCAGCGTCTGCTGCGCGATCTGGAACAGGGCGGTATCTGCGACGGCGTCCGGCTGGAGGCGATCAGGGACTTCTGCCAGAAGGCCTGCAAAGGCGAAAATCAGCGACAGGTGGTGCTGGCAGCGACGGAGGCGCCACAGAAGGGCAAGGATGGCTGGCTGGAGCTGAAGGTCCGGCTGGCAGGCTCGGCAAACGAAGGCGGCTTTGTCGAAAACGAAAAAGGCCAGGTCGATCTCTACACCCTCAACCTGTTCACCTGTGTCGAACCGGGACAGGAAATTGCCGTGCTGCATCCGCCGGAAGAAGGCGTCTCGTCCTTCACCGTCACCGGCAAGCTGCTGCCGGCTGAGTCCGGTGCCGAGGCTGAGGTCCGATTGGGCAGCGGCCTGCACCGCGATGGCGACCGTTTCGTCGCCGATCTGGCCGGGCGGGTCGAATGGAGCGAGCAGGTTCTCGCCGTCAGCGAGGATTACGTCATCCACGGCGATGTCGATCTGAGCGTTGGCAATATCCGCTTTCCCGGCAACGTGTTCGTGCGCGGTGACGTACTTGATGATTTCGATATCCGTTGCGGTAAAAACCTGACGGTGGTGGGCAATGTCGGCGCCTGTCACCTCATCATCGATGGCGACGTCAGCCTGGGCAGCATGGCCGGCAAGAACGAAGGCCTGGTCAAATGCGGCGGCAATCTCAAGGCGCGTTATCTCAACAGCGTCTATATCGAATGCCTCGGTGATGTCGTCGTCGACAACGAAATCCGCAACTCGGTGGTCAAAAGTGGCGGCGCCGTGCTGCTGCCCGGCGGCCAGATCAGTGGCGGTGAAACCGTCGCCCTCAAGGGCATCGAGGCCAAGATCATCGGCGCCACCGCCGGCGTGCCCACCCGGCTGTGCGCCGGCGTCTACTTCCCCGAAAACGATCGGTTGGCATTTCTCAAAAGCCAGCAGAAAAGCCTGACACTGCAGCGCAAGTTCATCCACCACTGCCTCGGACCGCTGGAAAAACAGGTGACCCAGGCCGGCGAAACGCCCGGCGCATTGGAAAAACGGCTGCAGATTCTGCGTGACCGGCTGGTGCTGATCGACAAGATGGAAGCGGACATCAAACGCGAGCTGAGCCAGTTCACCTTCGGCGAGCATCCCGGCAACGCTAAAATCAACGTTCAGCGGCTGATCAAGGAGCAGGTCCGCATCCAGCTGGGCACCGTCAGCGACGAGCTGCGTTTCGAGCAGTTTGGCCCCTTATCGATCATCGCCGACCCGGTCCGCGGTCTGCTCAGTTTCAACGAATATTCGCCCCTGACCATCAATGCCGACGACATGGAACCGCAGGAGCCCGCCGCCGATCCCAATGCCGACGACAGCCTGCAACAGGGCAGCAGGGTTCCCTAG
- a CDS encoding putative bifunctional diguanylate cyclase/phosphodiesterase, translating to MAAPVDISASLRTFRRLLLLCFGLISLLLGIAVATFFVHQARQTEQACATQLRLLGQLYARQLSFWRQQQIGAAELLSQDRRFVDLAGALLQRQEPGAAAALRERLQPLFRRSEIHALGLCDADGQLLLLLSDNPAWTAHFDPADARRSLALAQPLFSRITQDCPDSAGQSLPPVPPHMNLIVPLPAAAGGALVVFLDPLKVLIPLLHDWPVPSDSAEIILVRQLQDQILRLTPTRFGDNCAPLTKATPPPGELTLGRAMLDGRTGFIRALDYRLTPVFAQIEAVPGSPWLLAAKIDRQEALRPLRHSLWRTSLLALASLTGLGFILLLWWRQQQARYLADFHQAELRNRLLASRIDDLSRHANDIILLCDPQGAILDGNERALESYDLSLEELRQRSLLQLCDLEESEAALLWQQLSLQPAVRLDCLQRRKDGSNFPVEVSARWIEQEGQRLLQAIIRDISERKEAEERLHHQARHDALTGLPNRTQISEQLRHAILRAQRSHNQVALLFLDLDLFKNINDSLGHATGDALLRALARRMRSVLREKDNIGRFGGDEFLVLIEDIQELADIVLVANKLADTVAQPLTIEGRELCVTTSIGISIAPDDSTSAEQLIRFADTAMYQAKERGRNNFQFFTSDMNLRLQQRLELENDLRKALQQNQLLLHYQPQIDLRSGAIVGSEALVRWQHPQRGLLGPDLFIPLAEQTGLISDIGRWVLHEACLQNRLWQQQGFADLAVAVNLSARQFQNLQLVEEVLAVLRDTGLAAAALELELTESLLMSDVQTAVEQMQRLSQAGIRLAIDDFGTGYSSLNHLHRFPLDRLKVDRSFVQSIAQQDSTIARSIIVLAHELGLEVIAEGIETAPQRDFLLQHRCHFGQGYLFSPPVSAADFGALLRQAVFSPAE from the coding sequence ATGGCCGCACCGGTCGACATCAGCGCCAGTCTGCGCACCTTTCGCCGCCTGTTGCTGCTGTGCTTCGGGCTGATCAGTCTGCTGCTGGGTATTGCTGTCGCGACCTTTTTCGTCCATCAGGCGCGTCAAACCGAGCAAGCCTGCGCCACCCAGCTGCGCCTGCTTGGCCAGCTTTACGCCCGACAACTGAGCTTCTGGCGCCAGCAGCAGATCGGCGCCGCCGAACTGCTGAGTCAGGATCGCCGCTTCGTCGATCTGGCCGGTGCGCTGCTGCAACGTCAGGAGCCCGGCGCCGCCGCGGCCCTGCGCGAACGGCTGCAACCGCTGTTCCGCCGCAGCGAAATTCATGCCCTCGGCCTGTGCGACGCTGACGGGCAGCTGCTGTTGCTGCTGAGTGATAACCCCGCCTGGACCGCCCACTTCGACCCCGCCGATGCCCGCCGCAGCCTGGCCCTGGCACAACCGCTGTTCAGCCGCATCACCCAAGACTGCCCCGACAGCGCCGGCCAGTCCCTGCCACCGGTGCCGCCCCACATGAACCTGATTGTGCCGCTGCCGGCCGCGGCTGGCGGCGCGCTGGTGGTTTTTCTCGACCCGCTGAAGGTGCTGATACCGCTGCTGCACGACTGGCCGGTGCCCAGCGACAGTGCCGAAATCATTCTGGTACGGCAGCTGCAGGATCAGATCCTGCGCCTGACACCAACACGCTTTGGCGACAACTGCGCGCCTCTGACCAAGGCCACACCACCCCCCGGCGAGCTGACCCTTGGCCGCGCCATGCTGGATGGCCGAACCGGCTTCATCCGCGCCCTCGACTACCGCCTGACGCCGGTTTTCGCCCAGATTGAAGCCGTACCCGGCAGCCCCTGGCTGCTGGCCGCCAAGATCGACCGGCAGGAGGCGCTCAGGCCGCTGCGCCACAGCCTCTGGCGCACCAGTCTGCTGGCGCTGGCCAGCCTCACCGGTCTGGGATTCATCCTGCTGCTCTGGTGGCGGCAGCAGCAGGCCCGCTATCTGGCCGACTTCCACCAGGCCGAGCTGCGCAACCGTCTGCTGGCAAGCCGCATCGACGATCTCAGCCGCCACGCCAACGACATCATTCTGCTGTGCGATCCGCAGGGCGCCATTCTTGACGGTAACGAACGAGCGCTGGAGAGCTACGACCTGTCGCTGGAGGAGCTCCGGCAACGCAGTCTGCTGCAATTGTGCGATCTGGAAGAAAGCGAAGCGGCTCTGCTGTGGCAGCAGCTCAGTCTGCAGCCGGCGGTGCGGCTCGACTGCCTGCAGCGGCGCAAGGACGGCAGCAACTTCCCGGTGGAGGTCAGCGCCCGCTGGATTGAGCAGGAAGGGCAACGTCTGCTGCAGGCCATCATCCGCGACATCTCCGAACGCAAGGAGGCTGAAGAACGCCTGCACCACCAGGCCCGCCACGACGCCCTTACCGGCCTGCCCAACCGCACCCAGATCAGTGAACAGCTGCGCCACGCCATCCTGCGGGCTCAGCGCAGCCATAATCAGGTGGCGCTGTTGTTTCTTGACCTGGATCTGTTCAAGAACATCAATGACAGTCTCGGCCACGCCACCGGCGATGCCCTGCTGCGCGCCCTGGCCCGCCGCATGCGTTCCGTCCTGCGGGAAAAAGACAACATCGGCCGCTTCGGCGGTGACGAGTTTCTGGTGCTGATCGAGGACATTCAGGAACTGGCCGATATCGTTCTGGTTGCCAACAAGCTGGCGGACACCGTTGCCCAGCCACTGACCATTGAAGGGCGCGAACTCTGTGTCACCACCAGCATCGGCATCAGCATCGCTCCCGACGACAGCACCAGCGCCGAGCAGTTGATCCGTTTCGCCGACACCGCCATGTATCAGGCCAAGGAACGTGGCCGCAACAACTTCCAGTTCTTCACCAGCGACATGAACCTGCGCCTGCAGCAGCGGCTGGAGCTGGAAAACGACCTGCGCAAGGCCCTGCAGCAAAATCAGCTGCTGCTGCACTATCAGCCCCAGATTGATCTGCGCAGCGGCGCCATCGTCGGCAGCGAGGCGCTGGTGCGCTGGCAGCATCCCCAACGTGGTCTGCTCGGCCCCGACCTGTTCATTCCGCTGGCCGAACAGACCGGCCTGATCAGTGATATCGGCCGCTGGGTGCTGCACGAAGCCTGTCTGCAGAACCGGCTCTGGCAACAGCAGGGCTTTGCCGATCTGGCGGTGGCCGTCAACCTGTCGGCGCGCCAGTTTCAGAATCTGCAGTTGGTCGAGGAGGTGCTGGCTGTGCTGCGCGACACCGGCCTGGCCGCCGCGGCACTGGAGTTGGAACTGACCGAAAGTCTGCTGATGAGTGATGTCCAAACCGCCGTCGAGCAGATGCAACGCCTGAGTCAGGCCGGCATCCGTCTGGCCATCGACGACTTCGGCACCGGCTACTCCTCGCTCAATCACCTGCACCGTTTTCCCCTCGACCGGCTCAAGGTCGACCGCAGCTTCGTCCAGAGCATCGCCCAGCAGGACAGCACCATCGCCCGCTCCATCATTGTGCTGGCACACGAACTGGGCCTGGAGGTGATTGCCGAAGGCATTGAAACCGCTCCCCAGCGCGATTTTCTGCTGCAACACCGTTGCCATTTCGGTCAGGGCTATCTGTTCAGCCCGCCGGTGAGCGCCGCCGACTTTGGCGCGCTGCTGCGTCAGGCGGTTTTTTCGCCGGCCGAGTAA
- a CDS encoding HAD-IA family hydrolase: MTTGCLLFDLDGTLVDSARDLADSVNRLRQELDLAPLPPATALSYVGDGATRLVQRALDAAYRPEHLQRYLAIYRAHLLDHSRPYPGIIRLLEQLADRPLAVVTNKPLGLALCLLDGLKLLPHFALVIGGDSLAEKKPSPLPLHSALARLQGRAAASWMIGDHCTDLGAAAAAGVPALFCRYGFGERRGQPCAGELDAPLDLLAYLD, from the coding sequence ATGACCACAGGCTGCCTGCTGTTCGATCTCGATGGCACGCTGGTCGATTCGGCCCGCGATCTAGCCGACAGTGTCAACCGGCTGCGGCAGGAACTGGACCTGGCCCCGCTGCCGCCGGCCACGGCCCTGAGCTATGTCGGTGATGGCGCCACCCGCCTGGTGCAACGCGCCCTTGACGCGGCCTATCGACCCGAGCACCTGCAGCGCTACCTGGCCATCTACCGCGCCCACCTGCTGGACCACAGCCGCCCCTATCCCGGCATCATCAGGCTGCTGGAGCAACTGGCCGACCGGCCGCTGGCCGTGGTCACCAACAAGCCCCTCGGGCTGGCGCTCTGCCTGCTCGACGGGCTTAAGCTGCTGCCGCACTTTGCCCTGGTGATTGGCGGCGACAGCCTGGCGGAAAAGAAACCTTCGCCGCTGCCGCTGCACAGCGCCCTTGCCCGGCTGCAGGGCCGGGCGGCCGCCAGCTGGATGATCGGTGATCATTGCACCGATCTGGGCGCGGCGGCAGCCGCCGGCGTACCGGCATTGTTCTGCCGTTATGGCTTTGGTGAACGACGCGGCCAGCCCTGTGCCGGCGAACTGGACGCGCCCCTCGATCTGCTGGCCTATCTGGATTGA
- a CDS encoding sodium-dependent transporter produces the protein MARPDDQASGHAAQRPLWSNRLGFVLAAAGSAVGLGNVWKFPYIAGVNGGGAFVLVYLLCIALVGVPIMMAELMIGRHTRKDAIGAFAALEPGRRWWHGAGWISVAAAFIISSYYSVVAGWTLDYVWRSLHDGFGALAPSVIESQFGTLLENGLRQGLWHLLFMFLCLAVVIGGVQRGIERWSRILMPALLALLMLLFVNGLRSDGLEEALRFLFAPDFGRLSADAWLEALGHSFFTLSLGMAAMITYGSYLKPDENLFGVSLRVAGLDTLIALMAGIAIFPIVFAAGLEAASGPGLIFQTLPVVFSQIEGGALLAPLFFVLLAFAALTSNISLLEAQIAYLIDERGWSRRRASVCVAGAAFTVGIPTALSGNLLKNWHLIGERTFFDSADLLASSYLLPLAGLLIALYVGWFWRGEAEKAELIQGGCGGLYPLWHGLIRYVAPLAVTVILVNKAIQAGLWQVLRRLLGLA, from the coding sequence ATGGCCAGGCCGGACGACCAGGCTTCTGGCCACGCAGCGCAGCGGCCGCTGTGGAGCAACCGCCTCGGCTTCGTGCTGGCGGCGGCCGGCAGCGCCGTTGGACTGGGCAATGTCTGGAAATTCCCCTACATCGCCGGTGTCAATGGTGGCGGCGCCTTTGTGCTGGTCTACCTGCTGTGTATCGCCCTGGTCGGCGTGCCGATCATGATGGCCGAACTGATGATCGGCCGCCACACCCGCAAGGACGCCATCGGCGCCTTTGCCGCGCTGGAACCCGGCCGGCGCTGGTGGCACGGTGCCGGCTGGATCAGCGTGGCGGCGGCCTTCATCATCAGCTCTTACTATTCGGTCGTGGCCGGCTGGACGCTGGATTATGTCTGGCGCTCGCTGCACGACGGCTTCGGCGCCCTGGCCCCCAGCGTCATTGAAAGCCAGTTTGGCACCCTGCTGGAAAATGGCCTGCGCCAGGGGCTGTGGCATCTGTTGTTCATGTTCTTGTGCCTGGCCGTGGTCATCGGCGGCGTACAACGTGGGATCGAACGCTGGAGCCGCATCCTCATGCCGGCCCTGCTGGCCCTGCTGATGCTGCTGTTCGTCAACGGCTTGCGCAGCGATGGTCTGGAGGAAGCGTTACGATTTCTGTTCGCCCCCGATTTCGGCCGTTTAAGCGCCGACGCCTGGCTCGAAGCCCTCGGCCACTCCTTTTTTACCCTGTCACTGGGCATGGCCGCCATGATCACCTACGGCTCCTACCTCAAGCCTGACGAAAATCTGTTCGGCGTCAGCCTGCGGGTCGCCGGCCTCGACACCCTTATTGCCCTGATGGCCGGGATCGCCATCTTTCCCATCGTGTTCGCCGCCGGTCTCGAAGCCGCATCCGGGCCGGGACTGATCTTCCAGACCCTGCCGGTAGTGTTCAGCCAGATCGAGGGCGGCGCCCTGCTGGCACCGTTGTTCTTCGTCCTGCTGGCCTTTGCCGCCCTGACCAGCAACATCTCGCTGCTCGAAGCCCAGATTGCCTATCTCATTGACGAACGCGGCTGGTCACGCCGGCGGGCCAGTGTCTGTGTCGCCGGCGCCGCCTTTACCGTCGGCATTCCCACGGCCCTGTCCGGCAACCTGCTGAAGAACTGGCACCTGATCGGCGAGCGCACCTTCTTTGACAGCGCCGATCTGCTGGCATCAAGCTATCTGCTGCCGCTGGCCGGGCTACTGATCGCCCTCTATGTCGGCTGGTTCTGGCGCGGCGAGGCGGAAAAGGCGGAACTGATCCAGGGCGGCTGCGGTGGCCTCTACCCCTTGTGGCACGGCCTGATCCGCTATGTGGCCCCCCTGGCAGTGACGGTCATTCTGGTCAACAAGGCCATTCAAGCCGGCCTGTGGCAGGTGCTGCGGCGCCTTCTGGGGCTGGCATGA
- a CDS encoding YggS family pyridoxal phosphate-dependent enzyme codes for MPPVPASAIATRLSAIRQRLEAACRRCGRAPESVQLIAVSKKQPVAAMAAAAAAGQQLFGESYVQEFIDKQQQLDLPLEWHFIGALQSNKVKYLRGRTALIHSVDRWSLAQEIDRQWGRIGQRARILLQVNLAGETSKAGVAPDQLSELASQISTLAHVRLEGLMCLPPYAADPEQVRPWFRQLRQLAATLQLEVLSMGMSHDFEVAIEEGATLIRVGTALFGERD; via the coding sequence ATGCCACCTGTGCCCGCCTCTGCCATCGCCACCCGCCTGAGCGCCATCCGTCAGCGGCTGGAGGCTGCCTGCCGCCGCTGCGGCCGGGCGCCGGAATCCGTCCAGCTGATCGCCGTATCGAAAAAACAGCCCGTCGCAGCCATGGCCGCCGCTGCGGCCGCCGGTCAGCAGCTTTTTGGCGAAAGCTATGTGCAGGAATTCATCGACAAACAGCAGCAACTGGATCTGCCCCTGGAATGGCATTTCATCGGCGCGCTGCAAAGCAACAAGGTCAAATACCTGCGCGGCCGCACGGCCCTGATTCACTCCGTCGACCGCTGGAGTCTGGCGCAGGAAATCGACCGCCAGTGGGGCCGGATCGGCCAGCGGGCCCGCATTCTGCTGCAGGTCAATCTGGCTGGCGAAACCAGCAAGGCCGGCGTCGCGCCGGACCAGCTGAGCGAGTTGGCCAGTCAGATCAGCACGCTGGCGCATGTGCGACTTGAGGGCCTGATGTGCCTGCCACCCTATGCCGCCGATCCAGAGCAGGTGCGGCCCTGGTTCCGCCAGCTGCGCCAGCTGGCCGCGACATTGCAGCTTGAGGTGCTATCCATGGGGATGAGCCACGACTTCGAGGTCGCCATTGAGGAGGGTGCCACCCTGATCCGTGTCGGCACCGCCCTGTTCGGCGAGCGCGACTAG